In one Desulfobaculum bizertense DSM 18034 genomic region, the following are encoded:
- a CDS encoding NAD(P)H-dependent flavin oxidoreductase, which translates to MKMPELHIADLVAKIPVIQGGMGVGISLSGLASAVANEGGIGVIAAAMIGTDEPGLAKNPEKAHTDALAREIRTAREKTNGLIGVNIMVALSNFADMVKTSIKEGADVIISGAGLPLDLPKYLSDGAKTRLIPIVSSGRAATILCKKWLKKFDYIPDAFVVEGPKAGGHLGFKPEQIDDPAFRLENLVQEVVAAVKPFEEKHGCRIPIIAAGGVFSGADIRKMLSIGASGVQMGTRFVATDECDADIKFKEAYVNATEDDIEIIKSPVGLPGRAIRSEMITACKNGERKPFKCVFHCVKTCDPEKSPYCIARALANAKRGKLKHGFAFAGANVPRIDKIIPVRELVQTLKEEFAQSAPALQPA; encoded by the coding sequence ATCAAAATGCCTGAGCTGCATATTGCTGATCTGGTCGCCAAAATCCCTGTTATCCAGGGTGGAATGGGAGTAGGAATCTCCCTTTCTGGCCTTGCATCCGCCGTTGCCAACGAAGGTGGCATTGGTGTTATTGCGGCCGCTATGATTGGAACCGACGAGCCGGGACTCGCTAAAAATCCCGAAAAAGCACACACGGATGCGCTGGCACGCGAAATTCGCACTGCCCGCGAAAAGACCAACGGCCTTATCGGCGTCAACATCATGGTGGCACTGAGTAACTTTGCCGACATGGTCAAAACGTCCATCAAAGAAGGTGCAGACGTCATTATTTCTGGCGCCGGACTTCCGCTCGACCTCCCGAAATATCTGTCGGACGGCGCAAAAACACGTCTCATTCCTATTGTCAGTTCTGGCCGAGCCGCCACGATTCTGTGCAAGAAATGGCTGAAAAAATTTGATTACATCCCTGATGCCTTTGTCGTTGAAGGTCCTAAAGCAGGTGGGCACCTTGGCTTCAAGCCTGAGCAGATTGATGACCCTGCTTTCAGACTCGAAAATCTGGTGCAGGAAGTTGTTGCCGCAGTAAAGCCCTTTGAAGAAAAGCACGGCTGCCGCATCCCGATCATTGCCGCTGGCGGCGTTTTCTCTGGCGCAGACATCAGAAAAATGCTCTCCATTGGCGCCTCAGGTGTGCAGATGGGCACCCGCTTTGTTGCCACGGATGAATGCGACGCAGACATCAAGTTCAAAGAAGCATACGTCAACGCCACCGAAGACGATATTGAGATCATTAAAAGCCCCGTCGGCCTCCCCGGCCGTGCCATTCGGAGTGAAATGATTACGGCATGCAAAAATGGCGAACGTAAGCCATTCAAATGCGTCTTCCACTGCGTAAAGACCTGCGACCCGGAAAAAAGTCCGTACTGCATTGCCAGAGCACTGGCGAACGCAAAACGCGGAAAGCTCAAGCATGGGTTCGCCTTTGCAGGGGCCAATGTTCCGCGCATCGACAAAATCATTCCCGTAAGGGAGCTTGTCCAAACTCTTAAAGAAGAGTTTGCGCAGTCTGCCCCAGCTTTGCAGCCTGCATAG
- a CDS encoding glycosyltransferase — translation MPKPETILQLDLGREWRGGQRQVLYLCRHLAHSGKYRPIIATPEGSPLADAAREAEVEVISLPSRFEWHPGSIYKLLRRIASDHIRFVQTHCARSASLGAALKVLSREDFALIHSRRVSYRPGRGWSHKKYDLADAVVCVSAEIAETMRESGLEPEHVSVIHSGIDPRRYPRHVIESKNSLHVGMVGALTPQKGHGVFLNALGLMNAMRDVPDWHASIVGDGRLRKDLEMQAKKLGLEASVRFLGYRESSSVLPDFDLLVVPSVDGEGSSGVIKEGWAAGVPVVCSDLPSNLELVEPGKSGESFRSQDTEALALLLADLMQDAQREGDWLPNLVAQGDERLKLFTDVAMAESYMRLYARFVA, via the coding sequence ATGCCTAAACCTGAAACCATCCTCCAGCTTGACCTTGGGCGGGAATGGCGAGGCGGCCAGCGGCAGGTCTTGTACCTGTGCCGTCACCTTGCGCATTCTGGAAAGTATCGCCCCATTATTGCGACCCCAGAGGGAAGCCCTCTGGCAGACGCCGCCCGCGAAGCCGAAGTGGAGGTGATTTCTCTGCCCTCACGCTTTGAGTGGCACCCCGGCAGCATATACAAGCTGTTGCGCCGCATTGCCTCGGACCATATTCGCTTTGTGCAGACGCACTGCGCTCGGAGTGCATCCCTTGGAGCCGCGCTCAAGGTTCTGAGCAGAGAAGATTTTGCGCTCATTCATTCCCGCCGTGTCTCGTACCGGCCGGGCAGGGGATGGAGCCATAAAAAATACGATCTGGCTGACGCTGTTGTCTGTGTCAGCGCAGAAATTGCCGAAACCATGCGCGAAAGTGGCCTTGAGCCTGAGCATGTGTCGGTGATTCACAGCGGTATTGATCCGCGTCGCTATCCTCGGCATGTCATTGAGTCAAAGAACTCGCTGCATGTTGGTATGGTTGGCGCCCTGACCCCGCAGAAAGGACATGGCGTCTTTTTGAATGCCCTTGGGCTGATGAACGCAATGCGTGATGTGCCAGACTGGCATGCAAGTATTGTGGGCGATGGCCGCCTGCGAAAAGATTTGGAAATGCAGGCCAAAAAGCTTGGGCTTGAGGCTTCCGTGCGTTTTCTCGGGTACAGGGAAAGTTCCAGCGTTTTGCCGGACTTTGACCTTTTGGTCGTCCCCAGTGTGGATGGCGAAGGATCAAGCGGCGTCATTAAGGAAGGCTGGGCCGCAGGTGTGCCTGTGGTCTGTTCTGACCTGCCGTCGAACCTTGAGCTTGTCGAACCCGGCAAGAGTGGCGAAAGTTTTCGGTCTCAGGATACGGAGGCTCTGGCGCTTTTGCTTGCCGACCTGATGCAGGATGCCCAGCGTGAAGGCGACTGGCTTCCGAATCTTGTTGCGCAGGGTGATGAGCGGCTCAAGCTCTTTACGGATGTCGCTATGGCTGAGTCGTATATGCGGCTGTATGCCCGATTTGTTGCGTAG
- a CDS encoding Tim44 domain-containing protein codes for MRANLLDLILIGVGIYVVLRYFAGKNTQDKEDQQQGDGKHRALDAYKRAERSWDALRNDKAHGPDSSMQQANSRPRPEDLRPDVHAHQSEDNDREFIAGAKLAYARIREAWDARDLDDLRQFTTEKAYEQFTERSINEPRSAKTELLLVNANLMDKSREGLIEQATVHFDVLLRVGSSTQSTKIQEVWIFEQDTGDQNSHWKLASTRKAGAENFTQ; via the coding sequence ATGCGAGCAAATCTTCTCGACCTCATACTCATTGGCGTAGGCATCTATGTTGTGCTTCGCTATTTTGCAGGCAAAAACACGCAGGACAAAGAAGACCAGCAGCAGGGTGATGGCAAGCATCGTGCTCTGGACGCATACAAGCGGGCAGAACGCTCGTGGGATGCCCTGCGAAACGACAAAGCTCATGGTCCGGACTCGTCCATGCAGCAAGCAAACTCTCGCCCTCGCCCTGAGGATCTTCGGCCAGATGTGCACGCGCACCAGTCAGAAGACAATGACAGAGAGTTCATTGCTGGAGCCAAGCTTGCTTATGCCCGTATACGTGAAGCATGGGATGCACGCGACTTAGATGACCTGCGTCAGTTTACGACCGAAAAGGCGTACGAGCAGTTTACGGAGCGCTCAATCAATGAACCCCGTTCCGCAAAGACTGAGCTTTTGCTTGTGAATGCAAACCTGATGGACAAAAGCCGCGAAGGACTTATTGAACAGGCGACAGTCCATTTTGATGTGCTCCTGCGCGTGGGCAGCAGCACACAGTCCACAAAAATACAGGAAGTCTGGATTTTTGAGCAGGATACCGGGGATCAGAATTCACACTGGAAACTTGCGTCAACGCGCAAGGCAGGAGCAGAGAACTTCACGCAGTAA
- a CDS encoding enoyl-ACP reductase FabI: MLLEGKKVLIFGVANQKSIAYAVAKECKKHGAQIALSYVNDAIKKRVEPICEELDGDFTFKADLSDDAEVKKAADEVREKWGSVDVIIHSVAFADREDLKGRFVETSRDGFKLALDISAYSLVAVCREFEDLMSEGGAVVTMTYHGSQKVITNYNVMGVAKAALEASVRYLAADLGKKGIRVNAISAGPLKTLASSGIHGFKHILSHIEENAPLGRNVTQEDVGRTAIYLTSELGSGTTGEVVYVDAGYNIMGI; encoded by the coding sequence ATGCTGCTCGAAGGGAAAAAAGTTCTCATTTTTGGCGTGGCAAACCAGAAAAGTATTGCTTACGCAGTTGCTAAGGAATGTAAAAAACACGGCGCACAGATCGCTCTGAGCTACGTCAACGACGCAATCAAAAAACGCGTTGAACCCATTTGCGAAGAGCTTGACGGCGACTTCACGTTCAAGGCTGACCTTTCTGACGATGCCGAAGTCAAAAAAGCCGCTGATGAAGTTCGCGAAAAATGGGGTTCCGTGGATGTCATCATCCATTCGGTTGCCTTTGCTGATCGCGAGGATCTCAAGGGACGCTTTGTTGAAACCTCCCGTGACGGATTCAAGCTTGCGCTCGATATTTCTGCCTATTCACTCGTTGCTGTCTGCCGCGAATTCGAAGACCTCATGTCCGAAGGCGGCGCAGTTGTTACCATGACCTATCACGGCTCCCAGAAGGTCATCACCAACTACAACGTTATGGGTGTTGCCAAGGCAGCCCTCGAAGCCAGCGTCCGCTACCTTGCTGCCGACCTTGGCAAAAAAGGTATTCGCGTCAACGCCATCAGCGCTGGCCCGCTCAAAACTCTTGCATCTTCTGGCATTCACGGCTTCAAGCACATCCTGTCTCACATTGAAGAAAACGCCCCTCTGGGCCGGAATGTGACGCAGGAAGATGTTGGCCGCACTGCCATTTATCTGACCTCAGAGCTTGGCTCTGGAACAACTGGCGAAGTCGTTTACGTCGACGCCGGATACAACATTATGGGCATCTAG
- a CDS encoding DegT/DnrJ/EryC1/StrS family aminotransferase, with product MGIPFNSLKTQLAPYHTEFRQAFEDILDRGWFLMGPEVDAFETEFAAWLSLKHAVTVGNGTDGLILALRALKLKKGDEVILPSHTALPCYHAVLAAGATPVFAEIEEAYYTLSPASVERMITPRTKAVMAVHLYGQCCDLGPLRELCSSHKIPLLEDCAQSHGAVYNGAKAGQTGDIAAFSFYPTKNLGALGDGGAVVCNSDDLAEHLRLLKQYGEAHRYESVTPGLNSRMDEMQAAFLRIRLQHLADETAKRQAIAKAYTETLSDCPQVTPPAVRKGCEHVYHLYVIRAERRDELMAALKEQGIGTAIHYPIPGHRQTLFANGETPFSADDLSITERIAGEILSLPMYPGLEESEIHTVCNAIRAFYGKSSR from the coding sequence ATGGGTATTCCCTTTAATAGCTTAAAAACTCAGCTTGCCCCGTACCACACGGAGTTTCGGCAGGCTTTTGAAGACATCCTGGATCGCGGCTGGTTCCTCATGGGTCCCGAAGTCGACGCCTTTGAAACTGAATTTGCCGCTTGGCTCAGCCTCAAGCACGCTGTCACAGTTGGCAACGGCACTGATGGCCTCATTCTCGCCCTTCGCGCCCTGAAACTCAAAAAAGGCGACGAAGTCATTCTTCCCTCACACACGGCGCTCCCCTGCTATCACGCCGTGCTCGCCGCAGGTGCGACTCCGGTTTTTGCCGAAATCGAAGAAGCCTATTACACGCTCTCGCCTGCCAGCGTCGAGCGCATGATAACTCCACGCACCAAGGCCGTCATGGCGGTACATCTCTATGGCCAGTGTTGCGATCTTGGCCCGCTTCGCGAGCTGTGCTCTTCGCACAAAATCCCCCTGCTTGAGGACTGCGCCCAGTCTCACGGAGCTGTGTACAACGGAGCAAAAGCTGGCCAGACAGGTGACATTGCCGCCTTCTCTTTCTACCCAACCAAGAACCTTGGTGCTCTTGGCGATGGCGGTGCTGTGGTCTGCAACAGTGATGATCTTGCAGAGCATCTGCGACTGCTCAAGCAGTATGGCGAAGCCCACCGCTATGAAAGTGTCACTCCCGGTCTGAACAGCCGCATGGATGAAATGCAGGCAGCATTTTTACGCATTCGCCTCCAGCACCTTGCCGATGAAACCGCAAAGCGTCAGGCAATTGCCAAAGCCTACACGGAAACACTTTCCGACTGCCCACAGGTCACCCCCCCCGCAGTTCGCAAAGGATGTGAGCACGTCTATCATCTCTATGTGATTCGCGCCGAGCGTCGCGATGAGCTTATGGCTGCCCTCAAGGAACAGGGAATTGGAACTGCTATCCATTACCCAATCCCCGGCCACAGGCAGACCCTCTTCGCCAATGGAGAAACACCCTTCTCTGCCGATGACCTAAGCATCACAGAACGCATCGCTGGAGAAATTTTAAGTCTCCCCATGTATCCAGGACTCGAAGAGTCTGAAATACATACAGTTTGTAACGCAATACGAGCTTTCTACGGGAAGTCCTCTCGATAA
- the hisD gene encoding histidinol dehydrogenase, with translation MPCRIIACPDASQFDGIQEWLSGREDPGKNVDALVQEIIDTVRERGDEALAEYCRKFDCKTLTAGELRVHHHEITSALAEVSEETLAILTEAAENIRSFHSQQKEKSWWTTKEDGTILGQRVTPVERVGLYVPGGQGGETPLISSLLMNAIPAQVAGVSEIAVVTPPRADGTINPTLLAAAHLLGITEIYKTGSAWAIAALVYGTECIAPVDVIAGPGNIFVTTAKRLLTGKVGIDMIAGPSEISILADNSASAEWLAADMLSQAEHDSLASAVLITPDKALAENVQAQLAQQLEELPRKDIAAASLKDWGAIIVCDSLEAGAGIVNRIAPEHLELAVSDPWATLGSIRHAGAIFMGHHTPEPVGDYFAGPNHVLPTLGTARFSSALSVQTFCKKTSIIAAQPAFTEAHAHKIAQLARLEGLEAHARSVEKRSK, from the coding sequence ATGCCCTGCCGCATTATTGCCTGCCCTGATGCCTCACAGTTCGACGGCATTCAGGAATGGCTTTCCGGGCGCGAAGACCCCGGAAAAAACGTCGATGCTCTCGTTCAGGAGATTATCGATACGGTTCGGGAACGCGGTGACGAAGCTCTTGCAGAGTACTGCCGCAAATTTGACTGCAAAACCCTCACGGCGGGCGAGCTGCGTGTCCATCATCATGAAATCACTTCTGCCCTAGCCGAAGTTTCTGAAGAAACCCTCGCAATTCTGACTGAAGCTGCTGAAAACATCCGCAGTTTCCACAGCCAGCAAAAAGAAAAATCGTGGTGGACAACCAAAGAAGACGGCACGATTCTGGGCCAGCGCGTGACACCTGTTGAACGTGTCGGTCTCTATGTCCCCGGCGGACAGGGAGGCGAAACACCGCTTATCTCCAGCCTGCTCATGAATGCCATTCCGGCTCAGGTTGCTGGTGTTTCTGAAATCGCTGTCGTGACACCACCTCGTGCCGACGGCACGATCAACCCGACACTTTTGGCCGCGGCTCACCTGCTCGGCATTACGGAAATCTACAAGACAGGAAGTGCATGGGCCATCGCAGCCCTTGTCTACGGGACAGAGTGCATTGCCCCGGTTGATGTCATCGCAGGACCCGGCAATATTTTTGTAACCACGGCAAAGCGGCTACTCACGGGCAAAGTCGGTATCGACATGATTGCTGGTCCCAGTGAAATTTCCATTCTTGCAGATAACTCAGCCTCTGCTGAATGGCTTGCTGCGGACATGCTCTCTCAGGCCGAGCACGACAGTCTGGCCAGCGCAGTTCTGATTACACCAGACAAGGCGCTCGCCGAAAACGTTCAGGCCCAGCTCGCACAGCAGCTTGAGGAGCTTCCACGCAAAGACATTGCCGCTGCATCCCTCAAGGACTGGGGCGCAATCATTGTCTGCGACTCACTCGAAGCTGGTGCAGGCATCGTCAACCGCATTGCACCTGAACACCTTGAGCTTGCCGTGAGCGATCCATGGGCAACACTTGGCAGCATCCGCCACGCAGGAGCCATCTTCATGGGGCACCACACTCCAGAGCCTGTTGGTGACTATTTTGCCGGTCCAAACCACGTCCTCCCGACGCTTGGGACAGCCCGTTTCTCCTCAGCGCTTTCGGTGCAGACCTTCTGTAAAAAAACAAGCATTATTGCTGCGCAGCCTGCATTTACGGAAGCGCATGCGCATAAAATTGCCCAGCTTGCACGCCTCGAGGGGCTGGAAGCACATGCGCGAAGCGTCGAAAAACGCTCCAAGTAG
- the uvsE gene encoding UV DNA damage repair endonuclease UvsE — translation MIHRIGWACVTYQRGLSTNTTFRLQSLSPEKQIETALRNVDALEKISELMLEGGFRLFRIGQSLVPFASHPAVRDNPAFDWRAVLREPLAAIGEKFVPKGFRYSMHPAQFAVLNSPRPEVVKNTIAELSYSCEILEMMGLDTSHKLVVHGGAAYGDHDKALAQTAQVFHTLPDCLKDRIIFENDEHVFTLEQILALCEETGAPPVFDIFHHNLFPGNASSPDALTRLLQRVHALWRVDSRHGRPKVHLSSQMPDARIGKHSIMIDPPDTAQLCEALPFDADLMVEAKGKQDAAFEVQQQLLNAGCHIPPDA, via the coding sequence ATGATTCACCGAATTGGCTGGGCATGTGTGACGTACCAGCGTGGTTTAAGTACCAACACCACCTTTCGTCTGCAAAGCCTCAGCCCAGAAAAGCAAATAGAGACCGCCCTTCGCAATGTTGATGCTCTGGAGAAAATTTCGGAGCTGATGCTTGAGGGCGGTTTTCGTCTTTTTCGGATAGGTCAGTCTCTGGTTCCCTTTGCCTCACACCCCGCCGTTCGGGACAATCCAGCTTTTGACTGGCGTGCGGTACTCCGGGAACCTCTCGCTGCCATAGGCGAAAAGTTTGTCCCCAAAGGCTTTCGCTACTCCATGCACCCGGCCCAGTTTGCAGTGCTGAACTCCCCTCGTCCAGAAGTGGTAAAAAATACCATTGCCGAACTTTCCTACTCCTGTGAAATTCTGGAAATGATGGGCCTAGATACGTCTCACAAGCTTGTTGTTCATGGCGGCGCAGCCTACGGCGACCATGACAAGGCCCTTGCTCAGACAGCGCAGGTTTTTCACACCCTTCCGGACTGCCTAAAAGACCGCATCATCTTTGAAAATGATGAACACGTCTTCACCCTTGAGCAAATACTTGCCCTGTGTGAGGAGACCGGAGCACCGCCTGTTTTCGATATTTTCCACCACAATCTTTTTCCAGGGAATGCCAGCTCTCCAGATGCTCTGACCCGGCTTCTGCAACGCGTCCACGCCCTGTGGCGTGTCGACAGCAGGCACGGCCGCCCCAAAGTCCACCTCTCCTCACAGATGCCTGATGCACGGATTGGTAAACACTCCATCATGATTGATCCTCCTGATACGGCCCAGCTCTGCGAGGCACTGCCTTTTGACGCAGACCTTATGGTCGAAGCCAAGGGCAAACAGGACGCCGCTTTTGAGGTGCAGCAACAGCTTCTCAACGCAGGCTGCCACATTCCCCCAGATGCATAA
- a CDS encoding DUF4198 domain-containing protein — protein sequence MKARFFALLATVACILGLTLPASAHFGMVIPSTDFATMKQKTATITYSFSHPFAGDGMELVRPEKAGVFVNGKMYDLTQKLEATKVMKHGAWSIDYTFKRPGVYSFFMQPKPYWEPAEDCFIQHYTKVCVPAFGADTGWDEPLGLKTEIVPLLRPFGNMAGNTFVGQVIVDGKPVPNAEVEVELYNKGRFSPATPFSETQVIIADQNGVFHFTCPQPGWWGFAALTEADFTLPAPDGKKKSVELGAVFWTYMHAWKK from the coding sequence ATGAAAGCCCGATTCTTTGCCCTGCTTGCGACCGTGGCCTGTATCCTTGGCCTAACCCTTCCTGCTTCTGCCCACTTTGGAATGGTCATTCCGTCCACAGATTTTGCCACCATGAAGCAAAAAACAGCCACAATCACCTACTCATTCTCGCACCCATTTGCAGGTGACGGAATGGAGCTTGTGCGACCTGAAAAAGCTGGCGTCTTCGTCAACGGGAAAATGTATGACCTGACGCAAAAGCTTGAGGCCACAAAAGTGATGAAGCACGGCGCGTGGAGCATTGATTATACATTTAAGCGCCCGGGAGTATATTCATTTTTTATGCAGCCAAAGCCCTACTGGGAGCCAGCTGAGGACTGCTTTATCCAGCACTATACAAAAGTCTGCGTCCCTGCTTTTGGTGCTGATACCGGCTGGGATGAGCCTCTTGGACTGAAGACTGAAATTGTTCCTCTGCTCCGCCCCTTTGGAAACATGGCGGGGAACACATTTGTGGGTCAGGTGATTGTTGACGGCAAACCCGTGCCAAACGCCGAAGTTGAAGTCGAGCTGTATAATAAGGGCCGCTTCAGCCCAGCAACACCCTTTAGTGAAACCCAGGTCATCATAGCCGACCAAAACGGTGTTTTTCACTTCACATGCCCACAGCCCGGCTGGTGGGGATTTGCAGCACTGACGGAAGCAGATTTTACACTTCCTGCCCCAGACGGAAAAAAGAAAAGCGTGGAACTCGGTGCCGTATTCTGGACCTACATGCACGCCTGGAAAAAATAA
- a CDS encoding outer membrane homotrimeric porin, whose product MKRFMTLALVAMFVLGLASMSAAKEVQMKGQFVHHVTWLDNADFSKDNSENEFRADQRIRVYFDYISSEALNAVLGFEINSQWGNVDEGGDLGTDGLSVLVKHAYTNFVIPHTPVSVRVGLQPVAWKGAYGSPIFDDDAAGIIMNAPFTDWFSASLGWVRAYDNLADDENKLRPDDSMDLITLSLDFMGDGWSVTPYGIFSFLGHNAWNDMYERQFPSPANSTAEEDIFAFNGLAPLGPNYRADDDMYVWWTGLNFDVSVLDPIVIKGDFIYGSVDADESENDRSGWFADLGIEYKVSWGTFGLMGMYGSGEDDDLDNGSEAMPVLNDSGFGLTTFGFSGAVTGGFDSALGTARYDMWAIGAYLADFTFIEDLTHKLIVVYGQGTSDSEAIEDAVTAGTDPFDLGAVLSDEDSFVEVNFDTQYMIYENLAAIAELGYIYMDRDSDTWKGSDLEDADDDAFKAAFYLKYDF is encoded by the coding sequence ATGAAACGTTTTATGACTCTGGCTTTGGTAGCCATGTTCGTGCTGGGTCTTGCCAGCATGTCAGCTGCTAAAGAAGTCCAGATGAAAGGCCAGTTTGTTCACCACGTAACGTGGCTGGACAATGCTGACTTCTCTAAGGACAACAGCGAAAACGAGTTCCGCGCTGATCAGCGTATCCGCGTGTACTTTGACTACATCTCTTCCGAAGCCCTGAACGCAGTTCTTGGTTTTGAAATCAACTCCCAGTGGGGTAATGTTGACGAAGGTGGCGACCTCGGTACTGACGGTCTGAGCGTTCTCGTAAAGCACGCCTACACCAACTTTGTTATTCCTCACACCCCTGTTTCCGTTCGCGTTGGTCTGCAGCCTGTCGCATGGAAGGGCGCTTATGGATCCCCCATCTTTGATGACGACGCTGCTGGCATCATCATGAACGCTCCCTTCACAGACTGGTTCTCCGCCTCTCTGGGTTGGGTCCGCGCATATGACAACCTCGCTGACGACGAAAACAAACTTCGTCCCGACGATTCCATGGATCTCATCACTCTTAGCCTCGACTTCATGGGCGACGGCTGGAGCGTGACTCCTTACGGTATCTTCAGCTTCCTCGGCCACAATGCATGGAACGACATGTATGAACGTCAGTTCCCGAGCCCTGCAAACAGCACTGCTGAAGAAGATATCTTTGCCTTCAACGGCCTGGCACCTCTTGGCCCGAACTACCGTGCAGACGACGACATGTATGTTTGGTGGACCGGCCTGAACTTTGATGTTTCCGTCCTCGATCCTATCGTGATCAAGGGTGATTTCATCTACGGTTCTGTTGATGCTGACGAGTCTGAAAACGACCGCTCCGGTTGGTTCGCAGACCTCGGTATCGAATACAAGGTGAGCTGGGGTACCTTTGGTCTCATGGGTATGTACGGCTCTGGTGAAGACGATGATCTCGACAATGGTTCCGAAGCCATGCCTGTCCTGAACGACTCTGGCTTTGGCTTGACCACCTTTGGTTTCTCTGGCGCCGTTACTGGCGGCTTTGATTCCGCTCTTGGCACCGCACGTTACGACATGTGGGCCATTGGTGCATACCTTGCTGACTTCACCTTCATCGAAGACCTTACTCACAAACTGATCGTTGTTTACGGTCAGGGCACCTCTGATAGCGAAGCTATTGAAGATGCAGTTACTGCTGGCACAGATCCCTTTGATCTGGGCGCAGTTCTTTCTGATGAAGACTCCTTCGTGGAAGTCAACTTTGACACTCAGTACATGATCTATGAAAACCTCGCTGCTATCGCAGAGCTGGGTTACATCTACATGGATCGTGACTCTGACACCTGGAAGGGTTCCGACCTTGAAGACGCCGACGACGACGCATTCAAGGCTGCTTTCTACCTGAAGTACGACTTCTAG
- a CDS encoding phosphoribosylaminoimidazolesuccinocarboxamide synthase has product MKVVTRTEIQEFPLVSRGKVRDIYDLGEDRLLIVTTDRMSAFDVIMNEPIPYKGAILNQITLFWMDKFKDIIPNHLITADVKEFPAELAPYAEELEGRSVIVKKAKPLTIECIVRGFITGSGWKDYQAHGSLCGYALPAGLQESEQLPEVLFTPSTKAELGEHDENITLEQARERVGAELLDRVNDVVHQIYSTARDYAAEKGIIIADTKFEFGLVDGELILIDEVLTPDSSRFWPAKSYKPGASQPSFDKQYLRDWLSAQDWDKTPPAPTLPQDVIDQTFSKYAEAFEILTGTPFSTK; this is encoded by the coding sequence ATGAAGGTCGTGACACGTACCGAAATTCAGGAGTTTCCTCTTGTTTCGCGCGGTAAAGTCCGTGATATTTATGATCTTGGTGAAGATCGTCTGCTGATTGTAACGACAGACCGCATGTCTGCCTTTGATGTCATCATGAATGAGCCTATCCCCTACAAGGGTGCCATTCTGAACCAGATCACCCTGTTCTGGATGGACAAATTTAAAGACATCATCCCCAACCACCTCATCACCGCTGACGTCAAAGAATTCCCTGCGGAACTTGCTCCCTATGCAGAGGAGCTTGAGGGTCGTTCTGTGATCGTCAAAAAGGCCAAACCCCTGACCATCGAATGCATCGTTCGTGGATTTATCACAGGCTCTGGCTGGAAAGATTATCAGGCTCATGGTTCCCTGTGCGGCTACGCCCTTCCGGCTGGTCTCCAGGAATCCGAGCAGCTCCCGGAAGTTCTCTTCACTCCCTCGACCAAGGCGGAACTTGGCGAACACGACGAGAATATCACTCTGGAGCAGGCACGCGAGCGAGTTGGAGCGGAACTCCTCGACCGTGTTAATGACGTGGTTCACCAGATTTATTCCACAGCTCGCGACTACGCAGCAGAAAAGGGCATCATCATTGCCGACACTAAGTTTGAATTTGGCCTCGTTGACGGCGAGCTGATTCTCATTGACGAAGTGCTGACACCTGATTCCTCCCGTTTCTGGCCTGCCAAGAGCTACAAGCCCGGCGCATCTCAGCCGAGCTTCGACAAACAGTACCTCAGAGACTGGCTTTCTGCTCAGGACTGGGACAAAACGCCTCCGGCACCTACTCTGCCTCAGGATGTGATTGACCAGACTTTCAGCAAATATGCTGAAGCCTTTGAAATCCTGACAGGAACCCCCTTCTCTACAAAGTAG